From a region of the Methanolinea sp. genome:
- a CDS encoding RDD family protein, producing the protein MAFDEGDPAEWKRRGDSYVKAGKYEEAIQCYQYATYLDPRNASAWNNLGYVYSKLGRTDEARRVREKINEIKRQEITGTSGIPAHRENDAISFKSDVYFASPWDRWFAYIIDTILVVVVFFFLVLLLQAIYPHNQDSFIIILPVAMVTYWLYFAVLEAGENQATLGKRALRIFVTDDQGRRITFARSLGRSLLKIVDTITPFSLLTLLNGIAINYTAKSKGLHDYIAGTLVLTEKETSKKAFSGDTGNRSMSIWFIIILVIVAVIGLIIISAVLAAFVFGMAGSTSSSAISPEAIKYVPTGIKCGEGYCGAGSICCNGHCYEEPGPDYQIDYQTCMIYPKGTVLCGEEYCRGECCNGKCYEPCPPNYFRANDCNCYEQGGLMWEGPK; encoded by the coding sequence ATGGCATTTGACGAGGGGGACCCAGCCGAATGGAAACGTCGTGGCGACAGCTACGTAAAGGCCGGAAAATACGAAGAAGCAATTCAATGTTACCAGTATGCAACCTACCTTGACCCCAGGAATGCTTCGGCCTGGAACAACCTGGGATATGTCTATTCAAAGCTGGGACGAACAGACGAGGCAAGGAGAGTACGGGAGAAAATAAACGAGATTAAAAGGCAGGAAATAACGGGAACATCCGGAATCCCGGCACATCGGGAAAACGACGCAATATCTTTTAAATCAGACGTCTATTTCGCCTCTCCATGGGACAGGTGGTTTGCGTATATTATTGACACGATCCTGGTGGTTGTCGTTTTCTTTTTTTTGGTCCTCCTCCTCCAGGCCATCTATCCTCATAACCAGGACTCTTTCATAATTATCCTCCCTGTTGCCATGGTTACATACTGGCTGTATTTTGCAGTTCTCGAAGCTGGAGAGAACCAGGCCACCCTGGGCAAACGGGCACTCAGGATATTTGTTACCGATGACCAGGGGAGGAGAATTACCTTTGCCCGATCTCTTGGGCGGAGTCTCTTGAAGATTGTCGATACCATTACACCCTTCAGTTTACTGACCCTCCTGAACGGGATAGCAATCAACTATACTGCAAAAAGCAAGGGCCTTCATGACTATATTGCAGGCACACTTGTGCTCACTGAAAAAGAGACCAGTAAAAAGGCTTTTTCCGGGGATACGGGCAACAGGTCGATGAGTATATGGTTTATTATCATTCTGGTCATTGTTGCCGTAATCGGCCTGATCATCATAAGTGCCGTCCTTGCAGCATTTGTCTTTGGGATGGCCGGATCGACATCTTCCTCGGCTATCTCTCCTGAAGCAATTAAATATGTTCCCACCGGGATAAAATGCGGGGAAGGGTATTGCGGAGCCGGGAGCATTTGCTGTAATGGACACTGCTATGAAGAACCTGGCCCTGATTATCAAATCGATTATCAAACGTGCATGATTTATCCAAAAGGGACTGTATTGTGCGGGGAAGAGTATTGCAGAGGAGAGTGCTGCAACGGGAAATGTTACGAACCCTGTCCACCCAATTATTTCCGTGCAAATGACTGCAATTGCTACGAACAAGGCGGACTGATGTGGGAAGGCCCAAAATAG
- a CDS encoding alcohol dehydrogenase catalytic domain-containing protein, protein MKAAVYYSNSDIRIEEVDDLTVGPREVRVRVMACGVCGSDVMEWYRVKRAGRPGGIGAFGHECTGTIAEVGSAVDPEWRVGDRVVVTHHVPCNTCNACIRGHATACKTLHTTKFKNGYGAFAEYVVLPEINVDRGMLRLPGPVSFDAGTFVEPLGCVVRGQRFAPTSDGRSVLVIGAGITGLLHIQAARLNGAGFIAVSNPSPERLEIARGFGADATIPASEDVPARFRELNGGAGADTVIVTAPVPVCVEQSLEAIGPGGTILFFAPTNPEVQSRINVWDLWQKEVTITHSYAADFHDLAIALKWIQHGRVNVTGMITHVFPLRETVKGFLLTARHRDGSLKAIVHPQE, encoded by the coding sequence ATGAAAGCCGCGGTCTACTACTCAAACAGCGACATCCGCATCGAGGAAGTCGACGATCTCACCGTGGGGCCCCGGGAGGTCAGGGTCAGGGTCATGGCCTGCGGGGTGTGCGGGTCGGATGTGATGGAATGGTACCGGGTGAAGCGTGCCGGGCGACCAGGGGGGATCGGGGCGTTTGGCCACGAGTGCACGGGGACCATCGCCGAGGTCGGCTCCGCGGTTGACCCGGAATGGAGGGTGGGAGACCGGGTCGTTGTGACTCACCATGTCCCCTGCAACACCTGCAACGCCTGCATCCGCGGGCATGCGACCGCCTGCAAGACCCTGCATACCACAAAGTTCAAGAACGGGTACGGGGCGTTTGCAGAATACGTTGTGCTGCCCGAAATCAACGTGGACAGGGGGATGCTGCGGCTTCCCGGCCCGGTCTCCTTCGATGCCGGGACCTTCGTCGAACCCCTGGGTTGCGTGGTGCGGGGACAGCGGTTCGCCCCGACCTCGGATGGCCGATCGGTCCTGGTCATCGGTGCCGGTATCACCGGGCTTCTCCATATCCAGGCCGCCCGGCTGAATGGTGCGGGGTTTATTGCGGTCTCCAACCCGAGTCCCGAGCGGCTGGAGATCGCCCGGGGATTCGGTGCCGATGCAACCATTCCCGCTTCCGAAGACGTCCCGGCACGGTTCAGGGAACTGAACGGCGGGGCTGGTGCAGATACGGTCATCGTGACCGCACCGGTCCCGGTCTGCGTGGAACAGTCACTTGAAGCCATCGGACCAGGGGGGACGATCCTCTTTTTTGCCCCCACCAACCCTGAAGTCCAGTCCAGGATCAATGTATGGGACCTGTGGCAGAAGGAGGTCACGATCACCCATTCCTATGCCGCCGATTTCCATGACCTGGCCATCGCCCTGAAATGGATCCAGCATGGCAGGGTCAATGTGACCGGTATGATCACCCATGTTTTCCCGTTACGGGAAACGGTGAAGGGGTTCCTCCTGACAGCCCGGCACCGGGACGGGAGCCTGAAGGCGATCGTCCATCCGCAGGAGTGA
- a CDS encoding DNA-binding protein, producing the protein MKRESLAKIHSLLLQWGKDNFRYYPWRETKDPYKILIAEILLHRTRADQVVPLYQKFTLRFPTIRAIVEADIDEIKELLASAGLFWRIDLIYRMAQDIESDFNGRIPEDKQDLLSLPGVGNYIASAIRCFAWNHPEILVDTNTVRITGRIFGTKVNDGSRRQKQFLLKMEELLDRENPADFNFALLDLGSKICLSREPLCEKCPISSFCKSAFQKKI; encoded by the coding sequence ATGAAACGAGAGAGCCTCGCTAAAATACACTCACTATTGCTACAGTGGGGGAAGGATAATTTTCGATACTATCCCTGGCGAGAAACGAAGGATCCCTATAAAATTCTGATTGCAGAAATTTTACTTCACAGAACCAGAGCAGATCAGGTTGTTCCCCTCTATCAAAAATTTACCTTACGTTTTCCAACGATTCGAGCTATTGTTGAGGCAGATATCGACGAAATTAAAGAATTACTTGCATCTGCTGGTCTATTCTGGAGAATCGATTTAATCTATCGAATGGCTCAGGATATCGAATCGGATTTCAATGGGAGGATTCCTGAAGATAAACAAGATCTTCTCTCCCTGCCAGGAGTTGGGAATTACATTGCATCTGCCATTCGATGTTTCGCATGGAATCATCCGGAGATTCTGGTTGATACCAATACAGTCAGAATTACCGGACGAATTTTTGGAACTAAGGTGAACGATGGTTCAAGAAGACAGAAACAATTCCTCCTGAAAATGGAAGAGCTGCTTGACAGAGAAAACCCGGCAGATTTTAACTTTGCATTACTCGACCTCGGATCAAAAATTTGTCTTTCGCGTGAACCGTTGTGTGAAAAGTGCCCAATCTCATCATTCTGTAAATCGGCATTCCAGAAAAAAATATAA
- a CDS encoding DUF1998 domain-containing protein, producing MKIGKKFGIMVVALVMLALAFAVPASAVVLSEKELGVYWDELVKTDPDDRAEYIRILARGSLKETLKNLNLTPESLTRMIEERLEDFHRDEMLNLKYEEYKHLIAGFDIGQDDDGDFEIRNVEVPDEIRPYFRKIVRVVRLHEVITLRGFTRINPCGDENDRNIVPLSLNATRWLPAIEVRGEGIFMEFNPTTLRCWEQQERIRLRAEAIQERWQREWNKRFEGRSTPLLTPRYFLVHTWAHALMRQLTLECGYSSASLRERIYVSDDSGDMAGVLIYTATSDSDGTLGGLQRQGEAARISPTVRAAIRDMEWCSSDPLCIEQVIAPPEHYSGSACHACCLAPETSCEQYNRFLDRAMLVGLPDDRGMGYFSDLLREVDDGGNVAPRDSR from the coding sequence ATGAAAATAGGAAAGAAGTTCGGAATAATGGTAGTAGCACTCGTGATGCTGGCACTTGCCTTTGCCGTGCCTGCAAGCGCAGTCGTACTATCAGAGAAAGAGCTGGGAGTTTACTGGGATGAACTGGTAAAAACAGATCCGGACGACAGAGCAGAATATATCCGAATTCTGGCCAGGGGAAGTCTGAAAGAGACCCTGAAGAATCTCAACCTCACTCCTGAATCCCTTACTAGAATGATTGAAGAGCGACTTGAAGATTTTCATCGAGATGAAATGCTGAACCTCAAGTATGAGGAATACAAGCACCTTATTGCAGGTTTTGATATCGGCCAGGACGATGATGGCGATTTTGAGATAAGGAATGTTGAAGTTCCCGATGAAATAAGACCTTATTTCAGAAAAATTGTCAGAGTGGTGCGCCTGCACGAGGTTATTACCCTTAGAGGATTTACCAGAATAAATCCATGTGGAGATGAAAACGATAGAAACATTGTTCCTCTATCATTGAACGCAACTCGATGGTTACCTGCAATTGAAGTCCGTGGAGAGGGTATTTTTATGGAGTTTAACCCGACCACTCTCCGATGCTGGGAGCAGCAGGAAAGGATAAGACTGCGTGCAGAGGCAATCCAGGAGCGCTGGCAGCGTGAATGGAACAAACGCTTTGAGGGCAGATCCACACCTCTTCTTACGCCACGTTACTTCCTTGTTCACACGTGGGCTCATGCACTTATGCGACAGCTTACTCTCGAATGCGGATACTCAAGCGCATCGCTCAGAGAGAGGATATATGTCAGTGATGATTCCGGTGATATGGCAGGAGTTCTCATATATACAGCCACCTCTGATTCTGATGGTACGCTTGGGGGTCTTCAACGTCAGGGTGAAGCTGCCAGAATCTCACCAACGGTAAGAGCTGCTATACGGGACATGGAGTGGTGCTCTTCGGATCCGCTCTGTATCGAACAGGTGATTGCCCCACCAGAACACTATTCCGGGTCTGCATGCCATGCCTGCTGTCTGGCGCCTGAAACGTCATGCGAACAGTATAACCGGTTTCTTGATCGGGCAATGCTGGTAGGGCTTCCTGACGATAGAGGGATGGGATATTTTTCAGATTTGCTGAGAGAGGTTGATGATGGCGGTAATGTGGCCCCGCGAGATTCCCGCTGA
- a CDS encoding carboxymuconolactone decarboxylase family protein, producing the protein MKEEVFFGESMPKVRKDYPDIYDAIVHLNEATYTGKVLDYKTQKLIAVGINAAVSDEKATKKQMMSAMKELNVTKEEIVDVLRMVLLTAGMPPFVKGMRILYELKD; encoded by the coding sequence ATGAAGGAAGAAGTCTTCTTCGGCGAAAGCATGCCAAAGGTAAGAAAAGATTACCCGGACATTTACGATGCGATCGTGCATTTGAACGAGGCTACGTATACCGGGAAAGTCCTTGACTACAAGACCCAGAAACTGATTGCCGTGGGAATCAACGCAGCTGTCTCTGATGAGAAGGCGACCAAAAAACAGATGATGAGCGCGATGAAGGAGTTAAATGTCACAAAAGAAGAGATCGTGGACGTTCTGAGAATGGTCCTCCTGACAGCGGGGATGCCACCCTTTGTCAAGGGTATGAGAATTCTCTATGAATTGAAAGACTAG
- a CDS encoding MscL family protein, with the protein MGMLKEFMDFLYEYKVIGLAIAFIIGVAATALVKSLVDNIVMPVITFFIPGGEWQNATLVLGSIVISWGKFLADLIYFIIVAFVVFIVAKKVLKEDKVTKK; encoded by the coding sequence ATGGGTATGTTAAAAGAGTTCATGGACTTCCTCTACGAGTACAAGGTCATAGGGCTTGCAATCGCCTTCATCATCGGTGTTGCCGCAACGGCGCTGGTCAAGTCCCTGGTTGACAACATCGTGATGCCGGTAATCACCTTCTTTATCCCCGGCGGTGAGTGGCAGAATGCAACGCTTGTGCTCGGGTCGATTGTCATTTCATGGGGAAAATTCCTTGCCGACCTGATCTACTTTATCATCGTCGCATTTGTCGTCTTTATCGTCGCCAAGAAGGTGCTTAAGGAAGATAAAGTGACCAAGAAGTAA
- a CDS encoding transposase: protein MEEYRAMNSKDLVVNYLTDNEEGMRNVITWFLNEVMQREADELTGAGRYERTGSRRTYRNGNKKKTERDP from the coding sequence ATGGAGGAATACAGGGCAATGAATAGTAAAGATCTCGTAGTAAATTACCTTACCGATAACGAAGAAGGAATGAGGAATGTTATCACCTGGTTTCTGAACGAGGTGATGCAGAGAGAAGCAGATGAGCTGACCGGGGCCGGGAGGTACGAGAGAACAGGATCAAGGCGAACCTATCGCAATGGGAATAAAAAAAAGACAGAGAGAGACCCCTGA
- a CDS encoding DUF2115 domain-containing protein, with protein sequence MNTEEIAGTCQRLASQKTRGELGGAIAGIVLSYSPRDLQRMRWNFSGKIQDMPPELRKKLEETITGHLQGTYQALRLMNQQGTFSCMDEPPAQGAGAYWKMVEARCSAGDAEKVRLRFLKFLLSGFCMFVQLLPGHPVGMPFPGGEKVKVIDGVYYCPVREKANDVDSALCPFCPALQTPEIGYLKPPVDSGRHRKEEFLRQTFERHHYNG encoded by the coding sequence ATGAACACCGAAGAAATTGCAGGAACATGCCAAAGGCTCGCATCACAAAAGACCCGTGGTGAGCTGGGCGGCGCGATTGCAGGGATAGTGCTCTCGTACTCCCCCAGGGACCTCCAGCGGATGCGGTGGAATTTTTCGGGGAAGATCCAGGACATGCCGCCGGAACTGCGGAAAAAACTCGAGGAGACCATCACCGGGCACCTGCAGGGGACCTACCAGGCACTCCGGCTCATGAACCAGCAGGGGACGTTTTCCTGCATGGATGAACCCCCTGCACAGGGTGCGGGTGCATACTGGAAGATGGTCGAAGCCCGGTGTTCTGCCGGGGACGCGGAAAAGGTCAGGCTAAGGTTCCTGAAATTTCTGCTCTCGGGGTTCTGCATGTTCGTGCAGCTACTCCCCGGCCACCCGGTCGGCATGCCGTTTCCCGGAGGAGAGAAAGTCAAGGTCATCGACGGGGTCTACTACTGCCCGGTCAGGGAGAAGGCAAACGATGTCGATTCGGCCCTCTGCCCCTTCTGCCCGGCCCTCCAGACCCCGGAGATCGGGTACCTGAAACCGCCGGTGGATTCCGGCAGGCACCGGAAGGAGGAGTTCCTCCGCCAGACCTTCGAACGGCACCATTACAACGGGTGA
- a CDS encoding beta-propeller domain-containing protein yields the protein MSRNRFILGCFLILIAVLAAGCMSVPATTPPASSGLKKFNSTAEIEQYLRESVQAVPHRTLVPTFSTNAWASEQASGIPAPSVRGDGGGPGGVPYSQTNVQVAGVDEPDIIKNDNRYIYTISGSNLLIIDAYPAAGASVVSTTGIADTPRDIFVRGDRLVLFSTGTPDVTISLAEPGIVPPYYRPHSPVTHATIYDISDRARPRVVKDYSIDGDYFDARMVGSLVYLVTQEQVNPYYRDGPIVVPVLREGSRTVIQPDVWYFDHPESWYTFTTITVLDATSGKEKDAQTYLLGTGNTLYVSGDAMYVGYPRHFPVIYREPPVPMINDAGSSAASLPGIPADFNTLSESERQSIIEGLRTAEEDVVRRHEADQTTTVIHKIGIRNGAITYLARGEVPGTLHNQFSMDEYKGNLRVATTSTVYTPRYGQYTYNNVYVLSPEMAIVGGLTHIAEQESIYATRFIGDRLYMVTFRRIDPFFVIDLSSPHDPKILGKLKIPGYSDYLHPYDATHIIGIGKETATSEWGGVSTSGVKLALFDVSDVANPALVSKVQIGDAGSDSAALADHHAFLFDRPKNLLVIPVRAVTAEPVVREDYYSSRPQVWYGAYVFGLSPQTGFSLRGTVQHGAGDSGYYYYGSSASEVKRSLYIGDVLYTMSAKQIKANSLGDINTTIATIPLPPGEVLYPVVRG from the coding sequence ATGTCACGCAATCGTTTCATCCTCGGTTGCTTCCTCATCCTCATCGCAGTTCTTGCGGCGGGATGCATGAGCGTCCCGGCAACCACACCTCCCGCATCATCAGGACTGAAGAAGTTCAATTCAACCGCCGAGATCGAGCAGTACCTCAGGGAGTCGGTGCAGGCAGTTCCCCACCGGACCCTGGTGCCAACATTCAGCACCAATGCGTGGGCCAGCGAACAGGCCTCCGGTATCCCTGCCCCCTCTGTACGGGGGGATGGTGGCGGCCCAGGCGGGGTCCCGTACTCGCAGACCAATGTCCAGGTTGCCGGTGTCGATGAGCCGGATATCATCAAGAACGACAACCGGTATATCTACACCATCTCCGGCTCAAACCTGTTGATCATCGACGCCTACCCTGCAGCGGGCGCCTCGGTGGTGTCCACCACCGGGATTGCCGACACACCCCGGGACATCTTTGTCCGGGGTGACCGCCTGGTCCTCTTCAGCACCGGGACGCCGGATGTCACCATATCCCTGGCAGAACCGGGGATAGTGCCGCCATACTACCGTCCGCACTCACCGGTCACGCACGCGACCATCTATGATATCAGCGACCGGGCCAGACCCCGGGTGGTGAAAGACTACTCGATCGACGGCGATTATTTCGATGCCCGGATGGTCGGCTCGCTCGTCTACCTGGTCACCCAGGAGCAGGTTAACCCGTATTACCGTGATGGCCCGATCGTCGTCCCTGTTCTCCGCGAGGGGTCACGGACCGTAATCCAGCCGGATGTCTGGTATTTCGACCATCCCGAGTCATGGTACACGTTCACCACCATCACCGTCCTTGATGCCACGAGCGGGAAGGAGAAGGATGCCCAGACCTACCTGCTCGGCACCGGGAATACGCTCTACGTCTCCGGGGATGCGATGTACGTGGGCTATCCGCGCCACTTCCCGGTGATCTACCGCGAGCCGCCTGTCCCTATGATCAACGATGCCGGCAGTTCTGCTGCAAGCCTGCCCGGTATCCCGGCCGATTTCAACACTCTCAGCGAGAGCGAACGGCAGTCCATCATCGAGGGGCTCCGGACCGCCGAAGAGGACGTGGTCCGCCGGCATGAGGCAGACCAGACCACCACCGTCATCCACAAGATCGGTATCCGGAACGGCGCCATCACCTACCTGGCCAGGGGGGAGGTGCCCGGCACCCTGCACAACCAGTTCTCGATGGATGAATACAAGGGAAACCTCCGGGTGGCGACAACCTCAACCGTTTACACTCCGCGGTACGGGCAGTACACCTACAACAATGTCTATGTCCTGTCCCCGGAGATGGCGATCGTTGGCGGACTGACCCATATTGCCGAACAGGAATCCATCTATGCCACCCGGTTCATCGGCGACCGGCTCTACATGGTGACCTTCAGGCGGATCGATCCCTTCTTCGTGATCGATCTATCCTCGCCCCATGACCCGAAGATCCTCGGCAAGCTGAAGATCCCCGGCTACTCTGATTACCTCCACCCCTACGATGCAACGCACATCATCGGCATCGGCAAGGAGACGGCGACCAGTGAATGGGGCGGGGTCTCCACGAGCGGGGTCAAGCTCGCCCTCTTCGATGTCTCGGATGTCGCAAACCCGGCCCTCGTTTCCAAGGTGCAGATCGGGGATGCCGGTTCCGACTCGGCGGCGCTGGCAGACCACCACGCCTTCCTCTTTGACCGGCCAAAGAACCTCCTGGTGATCCCGGTACGGGCTGTTACCGCCGAGCCGGTCGTCAGGGAGGACTATTACTCCTCCCGTCCGCAGGTCTGGTACGGGGCATACGTGTTCGGGCTGTCCCCGCAGACCGGGTTTAGCCTCCGTGGCACCGTCCAGCATGGGGCCGGGGATTCCGGGTATTACTACTACGGCAGCTCGGCCTCCGAGGTCAAGCGATCGCTGTACATCGGTGATGTCCTGTACACGATGTCGGCAAAGCAGATCAAGGCGAACTCGCTTGGGGATATCAACACGACGATTGCAACGATCCCGCTTCCTCCCGGGGAGGTGTTGTATCCGGTGGTGAGGGGGTAG
- a CDS encoding NERD domain-containing protein has translation MMAVMWPREIPAEIVSNILRSAECRVYNRLRDVLEDSFVVFYSRPWLGLTPFGEEKDGECDFLIAHPNLGILAIEVKGGEVSYDPKLDKWKSRDRWGVRHEIKNPVGQARTSKHHLLKKLKDSGKWKSRRIRARHGVILPDSECPGEDLGPDSPRSIFCCLDEFETDLRQWVMNRYGEIDGLSQKEKPLGEDGIRALEAVLAHPFQLHVPLGNILASDDAQIETLTYQQFHTLTFIQDIHRAAISGGAGTGKTVLAMEEAVRRAGSGEKILFLCFNHPLAEYIHHRLESWKNIRVVTFHELCYQMANKAGIQLPGGISEKKLSARKYSDILGKALQILHNHRFNVIIVDEGQDFSPEWLSTLDKALHPDGFLRIFFDSNQSVYGTVPVLPLEINQPPFRLSLNMRNTRRIHNVVQKYYNGSAIEPIGPEGVEVEWIHASSASEIQSIINQRVHHLLTEERIRPSDIAVLVTSAQKIAEFAPDARLDGVECRNAEAIDLDFLILDTIRRFKGLERRVVIIAATPDMTGDRELIYVATSRARAYLVIVGNVPALQNLY, from the coding sequence ATGATGGCGGTAATGTGGCCCCGCGAGATTCCCGCTGAAATTGTCTCAAATATCCTCAGGTCAGCCGAATGTCGGGTTTATAATCGTCTTCGAGATGTGCTTGAGGATTCATTTGTCGTTTTCTATTCACGTCCGTGGCTGGGTCTCACACCTTTTGGTGAAGAAAAAGATGGTGAATGCGATTTCCTGATTGCCCACCCCAATCTGGGTATTCTTGCGATTGAAGTAAAGGGTGGAGAAGTCAGTTATGATCCGAAATTGGATAAATGGAAAAGCCGGGATCGATGGGGCGTGCGTCACGAGATTAAGAATCCTGTTGGTCAGGCGAGGACAAGCAAACACCATCTCCTGAAAAAACTGAAAGACTCGGGTAAGTGGAAATCACGACGAATAAGAGCAAGACACGGAGTTATTCTTCCAGATTCTGAATGTCCCGGAGAAGATCTGGGTCCTGACAGTCCTCGCTCTATCTTCTGTTGTCTGGATGAGTTCGAAACCGATTTACGACAATGGGTGATGAACCGATATGGCGAAATCGATGGTTTGTCCCAGAAGGAAAAACCTCTTGGGGAGGATGGGATCAGAGCCCTCGAGGCTGTACTGGCACATCCATTCCAGCTGCATGTTCCATTGGGGAACATACTGGCATCGGATGATGCTCAAATTGAGACCCTGACATATCAGCAGTTCCATACACTCACATTTATCCAGGATATACATCGTGCAGCAATCTCTGGAGGAGCGGGGACTGGAAAAACAGTACTTGCCATGGAAGAGGCTGTTCGTCGTGCAGGTTCTGGTGAAAAGATTTTATTTCTCTGTTTTAATCACCCTCTTGCCGAATATATACATCATCGTCTCGAATCCTGGAAAAATATCAGAGTGGTCACATTCCACGAACTGTGTTATCAGATGGCTAACAAAGCTGGGATTCAATTACCGGGGGGTATCTCTGAGAAAAAGTTATCTGCGCGGAAATATTCTGACATTCTGGGGAAAGCTCTTCAGATACTTCACAACCACCGATTCAATGTAATAATTGTCGATGAGGGGCAGGATTTTTCCCCGGAATGGTTATCAACTCTCGACAAAGCTCTGCATCCCGATGGATTCCTTCGTATCTTTTTTGACAGCAACCAGAGTGTTTATGGTACTGTTCCAGTTCTGCCCCTTGAAATCAATCAGCCTCCTTTCAGATTATCACTCAATATGCGTAATACCCGTCGCATTCACAATGTAGTTCAAAAATATTACAATGGATCTGCTATTGAGCCCATTGGACCCGAAGGGGTTGAGGTAGAGTGGATCCATGCTTCTTCGGCATCAGAAATTCAATCAATCATTAATCAGAGAGTACATCACCTGTTAACAGAAGAACGCATCAGGCCATCAGATATTGCGGTCCTTGTAACATCTGCACAGAAAATAGCTGAATTCGCACCAGATGCACGATTGGATGGGGTTGAATGCCGAAATGCCGAAGCAATAGACCTTGACTTTCTCATTCTCGATACGATTAGAAGATTTAAAGGTCTTGAGCGACGTGTTGTAATTATTGCTGCAACGCCTGATATGACAGGCGATCGGGAACTCATTTACGTTGCCACATCAAGGGCACGGGCATATCTGGTGATTGTGGGAAATGTTCCTGCACTTCAGAATCTTTATTAA
- the dcm gene encoding DNA (cytosine-5-)-methyltransferase produces MAQLKVLDLFCGAGGFSLGFRNEGFSVTGVDINPRSGEIFSLNKIGNFFKKNLAEDEITGDFDIIIGGPPCRPWSSINIKKRGINHPDYNLLVRFFHHIYEIRPRAFLLENVPPLSGDPNYQGLIERTAKEGYSVSFHRINYSHFGIASQRKRLFTAGFREFGNDADDFFEKLKVLRSQSLSIEQAIKKYEKMAMHDFPDHEWPHLKTIEKYHENYKTGKYGWHRLKYDECAPSFGNVMKTYILHPNAGENNFPIRVLSVREVLEIMGFPDTYLFPPTMAMGMKYQMAADSVSPVVAMRMATTLKYIIENRCY; encoded by the coding sequence ATGGCACAATTAAAAGTTCTTGATCTGTTCTGTGGCGCCGGGGGATTCTCACTCGGATTCAGAAATGAAGGGTTTTCAGTCACCGGTGTAGATATCAATCCCAGGTCGGGTGAAATTTTCTCATTGAATAAAATTGGAAATTTTTTCAAGAAAAATCTTGCAGAGGATGAGATAACAGGCGATTTTGATATCATCATTGGCGGGCCTCCCTGCCGGCCCTGGTCGTCAATCAATATCAAAAAGAGAGGAATTAACCATCCGGATTATAATTTGTTGGTCCGTTTTTTCCATCATATCTACGAAATCAGACCACGGGCTTTTCTTCTGGAAAACGTTCCCCCGCTTTCAGGAGATCCCAATTATCAGGGACTCATCGAGAGAACTGCAAAAGAGGGATACAGTGTATCCTTCCATAGAATTAATTATAGCCATTTTGGAATTGCCAGTCAGAGAAAACGCTTATTCACTGCAGGCTTTAGAGAATTCGGTAACGATGCAGATGATTTTTTTGAGAAATTAAAAGTTCTAAGGTCACAATCCCTCAGCATAGAGCAGGCAATTAAGAAATACGAAAAAATGGCCATGCATGATTTCCCCGATCATGAGTGGCCCCATTTGAAAACAATTGAGAAATATCACGAAAACTATAAGACCGGTAAATATGGCTGGCACAGATTGAAATACGATGAATGTGCGCCTTCTTTTGGCAATGTGATGAAAACGTACATCCTTCATCCAAATGCTGGGGAAAATAATTTTCCCATAAGAGTGCTCTCTGTTCGAGAAGTGCTTGAAATTATGGGATTTCCGGATACCTACCTGTTCCCCCCCACCATGGCAATGGGAATGAAATATCAGATGGCAGCTGATTCAGTCAGTCCTGTAGTGGCAATGAGGATGGCCACCACGCTAAAATATATCATTGAAAACCGTTGTTATTAA